The stretch of DNA atgtatatacatgtatatatacatatatataataaatatatatacaattcataatatatataatatataaatgtgtgtgtgtgtatgtgtatatatatctatctatctatctatctatatatatatatatatatatatatatatatatatatatatatatttataatatgtatatatatacatgtacatacatagaaatatttatgtacatatgtatatatatatatgaacacaagcacaaacacaataacgtgtacacaaaaattaaaatgaaactaaccagtgtgaaatgaaaataagcgtgacattttgaactcttcacgagttcctcttcagacaaaaaacgaaatatatcatatgtgtatatatatatatatatatatatatatatatatatatatatatatatatatattatatatatatttatatatatatatatgaatgtatatatatgtatgtatacatatatttgcatatatatatatttgtaagtgtgtatatatacacacacacacacacacacacacacatatatatatagatagatagatagatagatggataagatggataaatatatatatatatatatatatatatatatatatatatatatatatatatatatatatatatatatatatatatatataatgtgtatatatatgtgtatataaacatctatacaaacatatataaatatataaatatatatatatttatatatatacatatatatatacatatatatatacatatatatatacatatatatatatatatatatatatatatatatatatatatatatatacatatatatatatacatatatatatatatatatatatatatatatatatatatatatacacacatacatatatgtaagtatatatatagatatagatacacatagatataaatatatatatatttttttatatacatatatagatatatgtaaaaatatagataaatatatatatacacataaaaagatatatacatatacatatatatacacacacacacacacacacgtgtgtgtgtgtgtgtatggctatgtatatatatatatatatatatatatatatatatatatatatatatatatatatatacatatatacatatatacatatatacatatatatatatatacatatatatatatatatatatatatatatatatatatgcatatatatatttgtatatatatatgtatatatttgtttgtatatgtatatatttacatatatatatatatatatatatatatatatatatatatatatatataaaatatatatatacatacatacatacatacatacatacatatttacatacatacattatatatatatatatatatatatatatatatatatatatatatatatatatacatatatatatatatatatgtatatatatacatatatatattatgtatgtatatatatgtatatatatatatatatatatatatatatatatatatgtatgtatgtatgtatgattatatgtataaatatatatgtatgtatttatatgtatatatatatatatatatatatatatatatatatatatatacatacacacacacacacacacacaaacacacacacacacacacacacacacacacacacaaatacaaacacacacacacctacacatacacacacatatgtatatttatatatattatatattatatatatatatatatatatatatatatatatatatatatatatatatatgtatgtatgtatgtatacatatatgtataatatatatatatatatatatatttatatatatatatatatatatatatatatatatttatatatatatatatatatatatatatatatatatatatatattcatgtatatatgtctgtacatatatatgtatatatattatatattatatatattatctatatctatatctatatctatatatatatacatatacatatatatatacatttacatatacatatacatatacatatacatatacatattcatacacacacacacatacacacacacacacacacacacacacacacacacacacacacacacacacacacacacacatatatatatatatatatatatatatatatatatatatatatatatatatacacttatagatacacatatatctatggttatacaaatacatataaacatacacacacacaaatatatatatattatatatatatatatatatatatatatatatatatataaaatatatatatataaataaataggtatatgtatatgtatatatgtatgtatatacgtacatttatacacatatatatacatgtatatatacatgtatatatacacacatgtatatatacatatatatatatacacacacacacacacacacacacacacacatatatatatatatatatatatatatatatatatatatatatatatatatatatatacacacacacatatagatacacatatgtctttggttatataaatacatataaacatacacacacacaaatatatatatattatatatatatatatatatatatatatatatatatatatatatatatatatatatgaaatatatataaataaataggtatatgtatatgtatatgtatatatgtatgtatatacgtacatttatatacatatatatacatgtatatatacatatatatacacatatatatacacatatatatatacatatatatatatacacacacacatacatatatatatatatatatacatatataaatataaatatatatatatatacatatatatatgtatatatacataaatacctatatatatatatatatatacatatatatatgtatatatacataaatacctatatatatatatatatacatatatacctatatatatatatatatatatatatatatatatatatatatatatatatacacacacatatgtacatatacatatatatatactcacatacacacacacacaaacacacagaaacacaaacacacatttatttttattactattatcattattgttattaccattattattcacaAATATAGAAGGTAGATCAGTGTACTACACTcattaatgaaaaatgaaataggaaTCCTCATAAATTATGTAATATGACTTATTATTGTTTAAGCTGCCAGCtcataaagatgaagagaagaataaTGTCGAATTTATGAAGTTTCTTAAAATCGCAGGTTGATACTTCCGGCCtagagaaatacaaagaagagTATTATGCGCAACAACGTGAAAAAATAATGCAAGAGCAGCGGGCTGAGAGGCGCCACAGGGAACTGCGTGCGGCTTCCCGGAACCATTTCAATATGCTACAGCAACATGCccaaaaggaggatgaggaataaaCGTGGCTCCTTTAGTTTAGTTCTTATTTAGTGACTTTGATTttaaagaaattaatgataacactagatatatatatatatatatatatatatatatatatatatatatatatatatatatatatatatatatatatatatatatatatatatatatatatatatatatatatatatatatatatatatatatatatatatatatgactgaggCCATTTTGAAGTATTTGTCAATAAATGATAGAGAAACATCTCTACACGAACACAAAACATTTCAGATAgatctccccctactctcttattttctcctctttttttctttattttgcaatatctattcctatttttttttttttcaaatatctattGCTTCTCTTTTGTTAAGTAAAATAACTTTGCTGTGAATGCACTTGAAAAAGTGACAGGCAAGAATGGAGACAGATGCAGACAAATAAGAAGCAGGAGTAAAAAATTTAAGGGTGTgaggtacatgcatacatttcTCTACCTGAGTGATTTTATACTACGTGTACTAAAACTTTTTGcgtaaatgtaaacaaatgtatatatactcaggATAAATGTAAATTGTAATAAAGACTCCACAAAGAAACTTATGATCTTTCTTTACATACCCATTATTATCAGGAGAGCATTAGGAATTAAATAGCAGAAATTAAGGTGAAAAGGTGTCAAGTCCCTTCAAGAACAATACTTTGAATGGAGTggaaatatattttacattaAATGATGCTATAAATGTCTTAATATCTTCCCATAAAGTAT from Penaeus vannamei isolate JL-2024 unplaced genomic scaffold, ASM4276789v1 unanchor4961, whole genome shotgun sequence encodes:
- the LOC138861368 gene encoding uncharacterized protein (The sequence of the model RefSeq protein was modified relative to this genomic sequence to represent the inferred CDS: added 135 bases not found in genome assembly), with amino-acid sequence MIYFLWLREPNDIDEYMSRPIWERLPGIDPERAEQMMEMDRRLGLQVDTSGLEKYKEEYYAQQREKIMQEQRAERRHRELRAASRNHFNMLQQHAQKEDEE